Proteins encoded by one window of Panicum virgatum strain AP13 chromosome 7N, P.virgatum_v5, whole genome shotgun sequence:
- the LOC120682281 gene encoding uncharacterized protein LOC120682281, translating into MAIVAVLVAPTTASSSAPRRCWRAAAASSSAASGVDLKALQAAIDKKSSDDVKHALDQLRELGWAKRWSSQPYVSRRTTSLRELTTLGIKNAENLAIPSVRNDAAFLFTVVGTTGFLAVLAGQLPGDWGFFVPYLIGSISLIVLAVGSVAPGLLQAAIGAFSAVFPDYQERIARHEAAHFLVAYLIGLPIRGYSLDIGKEHVNLIDEQLQKLIYSGQLDGKELDRLAVVSMAGLAAEGLEYEKVLGQSADLLTLQRFINRTKLQLSKDQQQNLTRWAVLFAASLLKNNKAAHEALMSAMSQKASVLGCIEAIENAS; encoded by the exons ATGGCGATCGTGGCCGTGCTCGTCGCTCCCACCACCGCGAGCTCCTCCGCTCCACGCCGCTGCTGGCGCGCCGCGGCAGCCTCGTCTTCGGCGGCCTCCGGGGTGGACCTCAAGGCGCTGCAGGCCGCCATCGACAAG AAGAGCAGCGATGACGTCAAGCATGCGCTGGACCAGCTGAGAGAGCTCGGTTGGGCCAAGCGGTGGAGCTCGCAGCCGTACGTGTCGCGTCGCACG ACATCTCTGCGGGAACTGACTACCCTTGGAATCAAGAATGCCGAGAATTTGGCAATTCCAAGTGTTAGAAATGAT GCAGCATTTTTGTTTACGGTTGTCGGTACCACTGGATTCTTAGCAGTCCTTGCAGGCCAGCTCCCTGGG GATTGGGGCTTCTTTGTTCCCTATTTGATCGGAAGCATTTCATTGATCGTATTGGCTGTCGGTAGCGTTGCTCCGGG TCTTCTGCAAGCAGCAATTGGAGCGTTTTCTGCAGTCTTTCCTGACTACCAGGAGAGAATTGCTAGGCATGAGGCTGCTCACTTCTTGG TCGCCTATTTGATTGGCCTCCCTATCCGGGGATATTCTTTGGATATTGGAAAGGAGCATGTTAATTTGATAGATGAACAGTTACAGAAGCTAATATACAGTGGGCAGCTCGATGGAAAGGAACTAGACAG GTTGGCTGTAGTTTCCATGGCAGGACTGGCTGCTGAAGGTCTAGAATATGAAAAAGTTCTAGGTCAATCAGCAGACCTTTTAACCCTCCAG AGGTTCATAAACAGAACTAAGCTGCAACTAAGCAAAGATCAGCAGCAAAACCTTACCAGATGGGCA GTCCTGTTTGCCGCATCACTTCTGAAGAACAACAAAGCAGCCCATGAAGCGCTCATGTCGGCGATGTCCCAGAAGGCTAGCGTGTTGGGGTGCATTGAAGCAATAGAGAATGCCTCCTGA